DNA from Bacillus sp. SM2101:
GAGAGAACTAAAAGAAAATGATGCACAAGATATTTTGAATTGTTTTTCAAATGAAGATGTATTACGTCACTATGGTCAAAAACCATTAACAAATTTAGAACAGGTGAAAAATATAGTTAACAATTTTGCAATTAACTACAAGGAAAAACGAGGGATTAAATGGGGCATTGAAATTAAAGGAATAGAAGGAATTATTGGAACCATTGGTTTTCATGATTGGTCTTCGGAACATAAGAGAGCTGACATTGCTTATGCACTTTTTCCAGAACAATGGGGAAATGGGTATGCAACTGAAGCAATTATTCAAGTTTTATCATATGGATTTAACGAACTT
Protein-coding regions in this window:
- a CDS encoding GNAT family protein, encoding MFPKLETERLILRELKENDAQDILNCFSNEDVLRHYGQKPLTNLEQVKNIVNNFAINYKEKRGIKWGIEIKGIEGIIGTIGFHDWSSEHKRADIAYALFPEQWGNGYATEAIIQVLSYGFNELELTRIGAVVFKENKPSNKLLAKLGFEKEGILRNYMYQNNIPYDTNVYSLLSTN